The Cyprinus carpio isolate SPL01 chromosome A19, ASM1834038v1, whole genome shotgun sequence genome has a segment encoding these proteins:
- the LOC109049485 gene encoding WAS/WASL-interacting protein family member 2-like codes for MPIPPPPPPGGPPPPPTLSQTNTTPPKLSRDEAKGRGALLSDICKVPKLKKVGIVNDRSAPMIEKPKGSGGGVSSGGGSSAPGQPVGGLFQGGVPKLRSVGDGSAGRSALHHPGTRSAAPRPPSHHDDPDSPSQQASPPESGRSQRPSLPDLSRSPSGGSSPSTGMKHSSSAPPPPPPISRRGNAPPAPPQKATAPTYNREKPLPPTPGQRGSSPAPVRENAPPPPVKPPPSPASSRLSSSSSSLAPPPPPYRQQSGVSNGPSSPVNEAAPELPQRHNSLSKKPSAGGHTPTRGHAPPPPPSPTPHAARPPPPVREPPGRGAAPPVPGQPSRNGRDAPPPPPPPYRTHGTASDVPSRGKPPPPPSRTPAGPPPPPPPIRNGHTSISRSFVDDFESKYSFHPLDDFPPPEEYRHFTKIYPSKANRVMRGAPPLPPVGR; via the exons ATGCCcattcctcctcctccacctccaggTGGACCCCCTCCTCCGCCCACCCTTAGCCAG ACGAACACAACCCCTCCCAAGCTGAGCCGAGATGAAGCAAAGGGCAGAGGGGCATTGCTCTCTGATATCTGCAAAGTGCCCAAGTTGAAGAAAGTTGGTATTGTGAATGACAGGAGTGCACCTATGATTGAGA agccGAAAGGAAGTGGCGGCGGTGTGTCCAGTGGTGGAGGGTCTTCTGCACCGGGCCAGCCAGTGGGAGGGCTGTTTCAGGGTGGCGTCCCAAAATTGCGATCTGTAGGAG ATGGTTCTGCAGGCAGGTCTGCATTGCACCATCCTGGCACTCGTTCTGCTGCCCCTCGCCCACCCAGCCATCATGATGACCCCGACAGTCCCTCTCAGCAGGCCTCCCCCCCGGAGTCTGGCCGTTCCCAAAGACCATCCCTCCCTGATCTCTCCCGTTCCCCCAGTGGAGGCAGCAGCCCCTCTACAGGCATGAAGCACAGCTCTTCAGCCCCACCTCCGCCTCCCCCAATATCCCGGCGTGGAAACGCTCCTCCTGCCCCGCCGCAGAAAGCCACAGCGCCCACGTACAATCGTGAAAAGCCACTTCCGCCGACTCCAGGGCAGCGAGGATCCTCTCCAGCGCCGGTGCGTGAAAACGCACCACCTCCACCAGTGAAACCTCCTCCGTCTCCTGCGAGCAGCCGCttgtcttcatcttcttcttcactGGCCCCGCCTCCGCCCCCTTACCGTCAGCAGTCTGGGGTTTCCAATGGCCCCTCCAGTCCTGTGAACGAGGCGGCCCCCGAACTGCCCCAGAGACACAACTCACTCAGCAAGAAGCCTTCAGCAGGTGGACACACACCGACACGCGGACATGCGCCGCCTCCACCACCATCACCCACCCCACATGCTGCCAGGCCCCCGCCTCCAGTACGAGAGCCCCCGGGACGAGGAGCAG CTCCTCCAGTTCCTGGGCAGCCGTCACGAAATGGCCGGGATGCTCCACCACCGCCTCCACCTCCTTACCGGACTCACGGCACTGCCTCGGATGTCCCGAGCCGAGGCAAGCCCCCTCCTCCCCCCTCCCGCACACCAGCCGGACCCCCGCCCCCTCCCCCACCCATCCGCAATGGACACACTTCCATTTCCCGTTCCTTTGTAG ATGATTTTGAGTCCAAGTATTCTTTTCATCCTCTGGATGACTTCCCTCCTCCAGAAGAGTACAGACACTTCACTAAGATATACCCAAGCAAAGCTAACAGAG TAATGAGAGGAGCCCCTCCTTTGCCACCTGTTGGGAGGTAA